A window of Rubricoccus marinus contains these coding sequences:
- a CDS encoding ABC transporter permease, giving the protein MILSRRAAWAIAVPVVLILLGYVVWPNVATFRLGLDAQVFADLFGSWSAAGTRALVNSVGVSLATVLGAGLVGVGLAWALYRVQLPARGLLAGAAALPLALPPLVGVLAFVFLYGEGGMLPRGLQALLGLDQAPFGFAGLAAVIAVHVYVFQVYFYLFAGAALRDLDGALLDASADLGASGGRTFRRVVLPHLRPSLVGASLLVFMLSMASFTAPLLFAEAEPFLTTQIYQFKLNGAMDRAASVSVVLTGICLLFLLLAERGGSLGARGSAKGVGRAPRPLASRGARVAAGAGVGLALVVLLLPIATVVLLSFVQEGSWTTQAFPTDFTLDNYAALASDPAVAAPVRNSLWMAGLATAANVVFGIGAALAIQSKWVRGRGAIRALSLLPFAIPGTVIALGLIVQFDEPSVLAGGAVLVGTVWLLPLAYFVRHVPLVVRSTQAALEGFDGRLAEASADLGASGGRTFRRIVWPAILPGVLAGALLTLVTALGEFVASILLYVYANRSISVEVFSQLREYDLGAAAAYSVLLMALVAVAVGLARWMGGTLRAT; this is encoded by the coding sequence ATGATTCTGAGCCGCCGCGCCGCGTGGGCGATCGCCGTCCCGGTCGTGCTGATCCTGCTGGGCTACGTCGTGTGGCCGAACGTCGCCACGTTCCGGTTGGGGCTGGATGCGCAGGTCTTCGCGGACCTCTTCGGAAGCTGGAGCGCGGCGGGTACGCGCGCTCTCGTCAACTCGGTCGGCGTGTCGCTCGCGACCGTTCTCGGGGCGGGCCTCGTCGGCGTGGGGCTCGCGTGGGCGCTGTACCGCGTCCAGCTTCCCGCCAGAGGCCTGCTCGCCGGCGCGGCGGCGCTGCCTCTGGCGCTGCCGCCGCTCGTGGGCGTGCTCGCGTTCGTGTTCCTCTACGGCGAGGGCGGGATGCTGCCACGCGGGCTCCAAGCGCTGTTGGGGCTGGACCAAGCGCCCTTCGGCTTCGCGGGGCTCGCGGCCGTGATCGCGGTCCACGTGTACGTGTTCCAGGTGTACTTCTACCTCTTCGCCGGCGCCGCCCTGCGCGATCTGGACGGCGCGCTCCTGGACGCCAGCGCCGACCTCGGGGCCTCTGGCGGGCGCACGTTCCGCCGCGTGGTTCTCCCACACCTCCGGCCGTCGCTCGTGGGCGCGAGTCTGCTCGTGTTCATGCTCTCGATGGCGTCGTTTACCGCGCCGCTGCTCTTTGCCGAGGCCGAGCCGTTTCTGACGACGCAGATCTACCAGTTCAAGCTCAACGGTGCGATGGACCGCGCGGCAAGCGTCTCGGTCGTGCTGACGGGCATCTGCCTGCTCTTTCTGCTCCTTGCCGAGCGCGGCGGTAGTCTCGGCGCCAGAGGCTCGGCCAAGGGCGTAGGGCGCGCACCTCGGCCTCTGGCGAGCCGGGGCGCACGCGTGGCGGCGGGCGCGGGCGTGGGTCTCGCGCTGGTCGTGCTCCTTCTGCCCATCGCGACGGTCGTGCTGCTCTCGTTCGTGCAAGAGGGAAGCTGGACCACCCAGGCCTTCCCGACAGACTTCACGCTCGACAACTACGCCGCCCTCGCGAGCGACCCGGCCGTCGCAGCCCCGGTCCGGAACTCGCTCTGGATGGCGGGCCTCGCAACGGCCGCCAACGTCGTCTTCGGCATCGGCGCTGCGCTCGCCATCCAGAGCAAGTGGGTGCGGGGCCGCGGCGCGATCCGCGCGCTCAGCCTCCTCCCCTTCGCGATCCCCGGGACCGTCATCGCGCTCGGCCTCATCGTGCAGTTCGACGAGCCGAGCGTGCTCGCCGGCGGCGCCGTGCTTGTCGGGACGGTGTGGCTCTTGCCTCTGGCGTACTTCGTGCGCCACGTGCCGCTCGTGGTGCGGAGCACGCAAGCGGCGCTCGAAGGCTTCGACGGGCGCCTCGCCGAAGCCTCCGCCGACCTTGGGGCCTCTGGCGGGCGCACGTTCCGCCGCATCGTCTGGCCCGCGATTCTGCCGGGCGTGCTCGCGGGCGCGTTGCTCACACTCGTGACCGCACTCGGCGAGTTCGTGGCCTCCATCCTCCTCTACGTCTACGCCAACCGCTCCATCTCCGTCGAGGTGTTCTCCCAACTCCGCGAGTACGACCTGGGCGCGGCCGCGGCGTACAGCGTCCTGCTGATGGCCCTCGTCGCCGTCGCCGTCGGCCTCGCGCGGTGGATGGGCGGAACGCTCCGCGCCACCTAG
- a CDS encoding saccharopine dehydrogenase family protein, producing MKITVIGAGTIGTAVAHDLCRRPGMTRVQVCEARPVVLRALRQKEAHPLLRTYEADARDTPTLEPIFTGSSVVVSCVGPEHSPRLARLAVKAGAHFVDLGGPLNDPDLAERAASRGKWIVTGAGLGPGLVNVLVMEALDTFPEANRVRVLVGDVPAHPSPPFNHRLAHSAEKLLDDYTSSVSVVRNGSVEMREPLTGVELVDIDDFGKMEAFYAGAGLGALAGRLAGRLDSLDVKVLRYPGHAEQMRFLLDLGMADSTVLDVRTHLTYRDVLVRRLRQRLGGAYEDAVILRVDADRVTSGESERHTIRLVDCWDEATGLSAMQRCTAFPAASVAAHLATEAPTGGGHESLENVLPAEILLADLAERGITIERRGVQPLAEVA from the coding sequence ATGAAAATCACCGTTATCGGCGCAGGCACCATCGGCACCGCCGTCGCGCACGACCTGTGCCGCCGCCCTGGCATGACGCGCGTGCAGGTCTGCGAGGCCCGCCCCGTCGTCCTCCGCGCGCTGCGCCAGAAAGAAGCCCACCCGCTGCTCCGCACCTACGAGGCGGACGCGCGCGACACGCCAACGCTGGAGCCCATTTTTACGGGCAGTTCCGTTGTCGTCTCGTGCGTCGGGCCGGAGCACAGCCCGAGGCTTGCGAGGCTCGCCGTTAAAGCGGGCGCGCACTTCGTCGACCTCGGCGGTCCGCTCAACGACCCCGACCTCGCCGAGCGCGCGGCCTCTCGTGGCAAATGGATTGTGACCGGCGCCGGGCTCGGCCCGGGCTTGGTCAACGTGCTCGTGATGGAGGCGCTGGACACGTTCCCCGAGGCCAACCGCGTCCGCGTGCTCGTGGGAGACGTGCCCGCCCACCCGAGCCCGCCGTTCAACCACCGGCTCGCGCACTCAGCGGAAAAACTGTTGGACGACTACACCAGCAGCGTCAGCGTCGTGCGGAACGGGTCGGTCGAGATGCGCGAGCCGCTCACGGGCGTCGAACTCGTGGACATCGACGACTTTGGCAAGATGGAGGCCTTCTACGCAGGCGCGGGACTGGGCGCGCTCGCGGGGCGCCTCGCCGGCCGCCTCGACAGCCTCGATGTCAAGGTCCTGCGCTACCCCGGCCACGCTGAGCAGATGCGCTTTCTCCTCGACCTCGGCATGGCGGACTCGACCGTTCTCGACGTGCGCACCCACCTCACCTACCGCGACGTGCTCGTCCGCCGGTTGCGCCAGAGGCTCGGCGGCGCCTACGAGGACGCCGTCATCCTCCGCGTCGACGCCGACCGCGTGACCTCTGGCGAGAGCGAGCGGCACACGATCCGCCTGGTGGACTGCTGGGACGAGGCCACGGGCTTGAGCGCGATGCAGCGGTGCACCGCCTTCCCGGCGGCCAGCGTCGCTGCGCACCTCGCAACCGAGGCTCCAACGGGAGGCGGCCACGAGAGCCTGGAGAACGTGCTCCCCGCCGAGATCCTTCTCGCGGACCTCGCCGAGCGCGGCATCACGATCGAGCGCCGCGGCGTGCAGCCCTTGGCGGAGGTCGCGTAG
- a CDS encoding SDR family NAD(P)-dependent oxidoreductase, which produces MSDSLSGRIVIVTGAGGRLGSVVVRHLAAAGARVAALDRTAPEALPDGARGWATDVTDERAVQDAFDAVGSEMGPVWGLVHTVGMWDGAPLAETTLEAWERVMRLNLTSAFLCAREAARRMDGGRIVAIASRQGADAAPAQQAAYAASKAGVIRLVEATAAEHPEIAAVAVAPSMILFGGEDSNASGVSAEALAELCTRLCGDAGPVHSGSVLRAYGNG; this is translated from the coding sequence ATGTCAGACTCTCTCTCCGGCCGCATCGTCATCGTTACCGGCGCCGGTGGGCGCCTGGGCTCCGTCGTCGTGCGGCACCTCGCGGCCGCTGGCGCGCGCGTCGCCGCGCTCGACCGGACGGCGCCAGAGGCGCTCCCGGACGGTGCCAGAGGCTGGGCGACCGATGTCACGGACGAGCGCGCCGTTCAGGACGCGTTCGATGCTGTTGGGAGCGAGATGGGGCCGGTCTGGGGACTGGTCCACACCGTCGGGATGTGGGACGGGGCGCCTCTGGCGGAGACCACATTGGAGGCGTGGGAGCGCGTGATGCGGCTCAACCTCACGAGCGCGTTCTTGTGCGCCCGCGAGGCGGCGCGGCGCATGGACGGAGGGCGGATCGTCGCCATCGCGTCGCGGCAGGGCGCCGATGCGGCTCCGGCGCAGCAGGCGGCCTACGCGGCGTCCAAAGCGGGCGTGATCCGGTTGGTGGAGGCGACCGCTGCGGAGCACCCGGAGATCGCGGCCGTCGCCGTCGCGCCGTCGATGATCCTGTTCGGCGGCGAGGACAGCAACGCCTCTGGCGTGAGCGCCGAGGCGCTCGCCGAACTGTGCACGCGGCTGTGCGGCGACGCCGGACCGGTCCACTCCGGATCGGTCCTCCGCGCTTACGGCAACGGGTAG
- a CDS encoding YybH family protein has product MLARFALALLLALGLSACGSTPPEAGMNADAVREGVMQTLDTQVAAWNEGSIRGFMDGYARTDTLMFLSGGSMRRGWEESFYAYKRGYPDRSAMGTLSFEEIEVRPLSATHALAFGRWRLTRGEDAPTGLFSLLLQNTDEGWLVVHDHTSSE; this is encoded by the coding sequence ATGCTCGCTCGTTTTGCTCTCGCCCTTCTGCTCGCGCTCGGCCTCAGCGCGTGCGGGTCCACACCGCCAGAGGCGGGGATGAACGCCGACGCCGTCCGAGAGGGCGTGATGCAAACCCTCGACACGCAAGTGGCGGCCTGGAACGAGGGCTCGATCCGCGGCTTCATGGACGGCTACGCCCGGACGGACACCCTCATGTTCCTCTCCGGCGGCTCAATGCGGCGTGGCTGGGAGGAAAGCTTCTACGCGTACAAGCGCGGCTACCCGGACCGGTCGGCGATGGGGACGTTGTCGTTCGAGGAGATCGAGGTGCGCCCGCTTTCCGCCACGCACGCCCTCGCCTTTGGCCGCTGGCGCCTGACGCGTGGCGAGGACGCGCCGACGGGGCTCTTTTCGCTCCTCTTGCAGAACACCGACGAGGGCTGGCTCGTCGTCCACGACCACACCTCGTCCGAATAA